From a single Eremothecium sinecaudum strain ATCC 58844 chromosome III, complete sequence genomic region:
- the SPC42 gene encoding Spc42p (Syntenic homolog of Ashbya gossypii ABR054C; Syntenic homolog of Saccharomyces cerevisiae YKL042W (SPC42)), translated as MNISPTPKRYQGSNNMPRAVNLNYHNPPAPSYHPLPGHGVEQIVPEEYKINSNMISSLIKQNKDLLAKLDEKDRELEKLNVLVGSLRGKLIKYTELNKKLQGQLAQSASVNSVPEQVPVLGVNQQQQQQQQQSQQAQQAQQREVASDFIQLPRRTPGNSEDDKKINEIYNKLETLTNLLAQQQKAEQDHQPMPATLTSPKSVYSPVTEDDIMISESSELKKLEEQVDHLKRKVLIKSENELRKLSLNQQLVDLMEKLTATGSPQNIHSPNSLLYDRNSSSSTSTESNSGGHPATHCEHCHHPPEETLKRPTMDIKKALETPTPSRTRRDISSQAKNSMSSNGTNAIW; from the coding sequence ATGAATATCTCTCCAACACCCAAGAGGTACCAAGGTTCTAATAATATGCCTCGTGCAGTCAACCTCAACTATCATAATCCGCCCGCACCTTCTTATCACCCACTACCAGGCCATGGTGTTGAGCAAATTGTCCCAGAAGAATACAAAATCAATTCAAATATGATTTCATCACTTATAAAACAGAATAAGGATCTACTAGCTAAGTTGGATGAAAAAGATCGGGAATTGGAGAAGTTGAATGTTTTGGTGGGTTCGTTACGCGGGAAACTAATAAAATACACTGAACTGAACAAAAAACTACAGGGACAACTTGCACAGTCTGCATCAGTTAATTCAGTTCCGGAGCAGGTTCCGGTATTAGGGGTTAatcagcagcagcagcagcagcagcagcaaaGTCAGCAGGCTCAACAGGCGCAACAGCGGGAAGTCGCATCAGATTTTATACAGCTGCCCAGGAGAACTCCAGGGAATTCCGAGGACGACAAGAAGATCAACGAAATATACAATAAGTTGGAGACATTGACAAATCTGCTAGCTCAGCAGCAAAAGGCTGAGCAGGACCATCAGCCCATGCCTGCTACTTTAACCTCCCCCAAATCCGTATATAGTCCTGTAACGGAAGATGACATAATGATCAGCGAATCCTCggaattgaagaagttggaAGAACAGGTTGACCATCTTAAACGGAAAGTCTTAATTAAGAGCGAAAATGAACTACGGAAGCTCTCTTTGAACCAACAATTAGTAGATTTGATGGAGAAGCTTACTGCTACGGGGTCTCCACAGAACATACATTCCCCAAATTCTCTTCTATATGACAGAAATAGTTCATCTAGTACCTCTACCGAATCCAATTCTGGCGGTCATCCCGCAACCCATTGCGAGCATTGTCATCATCCTCCTGAAGAAACATTGAAAAGACCTACAATGGACATAAAGAAAGCTTTGGAAACACCAACACCATCTAGGACGCGACGCGACATTTCAAGCCAGGCGAAGAACAGTATGTCTAGCAATGGTACGAATGCCATTTGGTAA
- the BUD22 gene encoding Bud22p (Syntenic homolog of Ashbya gossypii ABR052W; Syntenic homolog of Saccharomyces cerevisiae YMR014W (BUD22)) encodes MAVKKSNILHRLDNAEYQYHLVTDTLADFKPRLRSTPTLYNAKGKKSAKRLEKLIASLNIDDLKQKIQELKLELLNNKVHFVENKICGLFVKQLENQHKMLQSSKNEKQQSKLDTLNQIKDVYGFDKFAYLVVRSKIVKIVISKICPSKALKEKPPAWFAEHNILRQFNDRNDENNPSKVWNEVTKSIAGGEQLVAQLMSMKNVKELLSGLETGVDLVRGVRKAKEESERPESTEVSKKEGFNEESEDSASEATGNEASGESFGEDEEESDIDYDKLLSQCENMIVGTDEEEETQEFQLNPELNYNEVTDVEPSEDEDEQEYHDISDDDDREPLQKRRKLDETPNKLPELMMGYYSGGDDEEFEEDNVAKEQIDNKPKRKNRRGQRARQKIWEKKYGRNAKHIQTQFEKEREERARKKQEFEERAARRAARMGTQVTTTSDSTESSILHKSASTLKRETIHPSWQAKKLAEEKLKSVKFEGKKITFD; translated from the coding sequence ATGGCAGTAAAGAAGAGCAATATTCTCCATAGGTTGGATAACGCAGAATATCAGTATCATTTAGTTACTGATACACTGGCAGACTTTAAACCTCGTTTAAGGTCAACTCCTACACTATACAATGCTAAAGGTAAGAAATCAGCAAAGAGGTTAGAGAAGTTAATAGCCAGCTTAAATATTGATGATCTAAAGCAGAAGATTCAAGAGTTAAAGCTAGAATTGTTGAATAACAAAGTAcattttgttgaaaataaGATTTGTGGTCTGTTTGTGAAGCAGCTGGAAAATCAACATAAAATGCTTCAAAGCTCTAAGAATGAAAAACAACAGAGTAAGCTTGATACTTTGAATCAGATTAAAGACGTTTATGGGTTTGATAAGTTTGCATATCTTGTTGTACGCTCAAAAATTGTGAAGATAGTAATCTCGAAAATTTGTCCGTCAAAAGCTCTGAAAGAGAAACCGCCTGCATGGTTTGCAGAACATAATATTTTGCGGCAGTTTAATGATCGAAATGATGAAAATAATCCTAGTAAAGTTTGGAATGAGGTGACGAAGAGTATTGCGGGTGGTGAACAGTTGGTAGCACAGCTTATGAGCATGAAAAATGTGAAGGAATTACTTTCTGGACTGGAAACCGGTGTTGACCTTGTTAGAGGTGTAAGAAAAGCCAAAGAAGAATCTGAACGTCCTGAGAGTACTGAGGTTTCCAAAAAAGAAGGTTTTAATGAAGAGTCCGAAGATAGTGCTTCTGAAGCTACCGGAAATGAGGCATCTGGTGAGAGCTTtggtgaagatgaagaagagagCGATATAGACTATGATAAACTTTTAAGTCAGTGCGAGAACATGATAGTGGGAActgacgaagaagaagaaactCAAGAGTTCCAACTTAACCCAGAATTGAACTATAACGAGGTCACTGATGTGGAGCCCAGTGAAGACGAAGACGAACAAGAATATCATGATATTTCTGATGACGATGATAGAGAACCGCTACAGAAAAGACGCAAATTAGATGAAACTCCAAATAAATTACCCGAATTGATGATGGGTTACTATAGTGGTGGagatgatgaagaattTGAGGAGGACAATGTTGCTAAGGAGCAAATAGACAATAAACCAAAGCGTAAGAATCGGAGAGGCCAACGAGCTAGACAAAAGATTTGGGAAAAGAAGTATGGTAGAAATGCAAAACACATTCAAACACAGTTTGAAAAAGAACGAGAGGAGAGGGCAAGAAAGAAGCAAGAATTCGAGGAAAGAGCTGCAAGGCGTGCGGCAAGGATGGGTACGCAAGTAACCACCACTTCCGACTCTACAGAGTCCTCAATTTTACATAAGAGTGCATCTACATTGAAAAGAGAAACCATACATCCATCCTGGCAAGCAAAGAAACTTGCTGAAGAGAAGCTGAAAAGCGTCAAGTTTGAGGGTAAGAAAATTACCTTTGATTAA
- the SEC59 gene encoding dolichol kinase (Syntenic homolog of Ashbya gossypii ABR051C; Syntenic homolog of Saccharomyces cerevisiae YMR013C (SEC59)) translates to MGKKVSKRSTSYYAVIRTLLSGERVVQWVILGTTFFLAANKLIKTNDDIALFVTLLGTAVAFGVGNAVWYRPGGSQIIKTLPSFNTVYLLFLPFMLSLLFNRDLVLVNCAMALNISLIPVFIRLPIQFAILLFNYGYHDDALRNLVALFINSFACFMLEHISELKSLDETECNLFSILLTNVIFLIHSDSRPFLILKTCMLAFLAGVLVNYSVLTLCRPIHPMFRTLTLLTMFAIVYTGFILKFLHIDKVNNGNALIWLLRFIWQSKTRMTILSCWIASLFLLFPNVFFFKSKMSLNMSRKIWHFLLLPLVVPSMLIEPEFTSIALAGIMTTFFVVEYFRYMELAPLGTFINSQFYHFADYRDLKGPLIVSYIYLMLGVSFPLLVNQSLVGIISLGVGDSLASIVGKNYGRNRWPGTRKTIEGTVAFVFSTAMFALVAQRYFGAFKGLSDGRIILACVLSGVLEGNSTLNDNLLIPAFMMIIMELFKY, encoded by the coding sequence ATGGGCAAAAAGGTTAGTAAACGATCAACATCATATTATGCTGTTATAAGAACATTACTTAGTGGAGAGCGCGTTGTTCAATGGGTGATTCTTGGTACAACGTTTTTTCTCGCAGCTAATAAGCTCATTAAAACAAATGATGATATCGCCTTATTTGTTACTCTATTGGGCACAGCGGTGGCTTTTGGTGTAGGAAATGCGGTTTGGTACAGACCCGGTGGTTCTCAGATTATTAAGACTTTACCCTCGTTCAACACTGTGTATTTGCTATTTCTACCATTTATGTTGAGCTTACTTTTCAACAGGGATTTGGTGCTGGTCAATTGTGCTATGGCACTGAATATATCTTTGATACCGGTGTTTATTCGTCTTCCAATACAGTTCGCGATATTGTTGTTTAATTATGGGTACCACGACGATGCCCTGAGGAACTTGGTAGCATTGTTTATCAACAGCTTTGCATGCTTTATGTTGGAGCATATTTCTGAGTTGAAATCTTTAGATGAAACGGAATGCAATTTGTTTTCGATCTTGTTAACCAACGTGATTTTCCTAATTCATTCCGATTCACGTCCATTCCTCATTCTGAAGACGTGTATGTTGGCGTTCCTTGCGGGAGTCCTGGTGAATTACTCTGTATTAACACTCTGTCGTCCCATTCACCCTATGTTTAGGACCCTAACGTTGCTTACCATGTTTGCTATAGTTTATACGGGATTCATATTAAAGTTCCTGCATATTGACAAAGTTAATAACGGAAATGCTTTGATTTGGTTGTTGCGTTTTATTTGGCAGAGTAAGACTCGCATGACAATTTTATCGTGCTGGATAGCTTCCTTATTTCTATTGTTTCCGAATGTATTTTTCTTCAAGTCTAAAATGTCCTTGAATATGTCTAGGAAGATTTGGCACTTTCTACTTCTACCATTAGTAGTACCTTCAATGCTAATAGAACCTGAGTTCACATCCATTGCGTTAGCTGGTATTATGACAACTTTTTTTGTCGTTGAGTATTTCCGTTACATGGAATTGGCGCCGTTAGGAACATTCATCAATTCACAATTTTATCATTTTGCAGATTACAGAGATCTTAAGGGTCCACTTATTGTATCCTACATATACTTGATGCTAGGAGTGTCGTTTCCGCTATTAGTAAATCAATCATTGGTCGGAATAATAAGTTTAGGAGTTGGTGATTCACTTGCTTCCATTGTTGGCAAGAACTATGGCAGAAATCGCTGGCCTGGTACGAGAAAAACAATAGAAGGTACTGTTGCATTCGTATTTTCTACTGCGATGTTTGCGCTCGTAGCTCAGCGCTATTTTGGAGCCTTTAAGGGTCTCTCTGATGGCAGAATCATATTGGCATGCGTTCTATCAGGAGTTTTGGAAGGTAATTCCACATTAAATGATAATTTACTAATCCCCGCGTTTATGATGATTATAATGGAATTATTTAAATACTGA
- the CLU1 gene encoding translation initiation factor 3 subunit CLU1 (Syntenic homolog of Ashbya gossypii ABR050W; Syntenic homolog of Saccharomyces cerevisiae YMR012W (CLU1)), with protein MSNENEFVEVIVKLPGGKDNKLVLSVSKLGKVQQIIDYLAFHKTKKYYTNYSLLYNQKKLDSDEIISDLVGNGTTLHVQMQFKLYTAKDVLQHFLSFREYVGLVCETYDGISEFALSTPAKFSGAPFMEIKNLPAKSAEENERQTMRVSEEEKYRFFDLVNQALESRSAVPGILKSGGNIIIPCLRSLIISGYNPVPAFFRTKGHLMYFQIVTLEGETFHVTATPGGFFVNNSTSSRFDPTPRNEAVTKQTLYEVCSHQSTKFVQHVSKLENAYKENDSTAYARPVTTFLHKPWMVSALPPNNVDFTQLQYTALDFHTDRNFNDEYQTVRESLSSDVTTLLEEEKLLSRVIHEFNVAATKGAMDIFYDNLVALNPDSPRMEHVYLKNSIFYSFISDFDGRHADAGGDEAAHASANQDLQAVKVLLHSNVKKACHLLTAIIEFGGVRVLAQSPVPGILDSNGVERIKDENGEYVTREVPNEVRVRYGQDETTGKIMYDEEIANNLYEFQRVFHLKTHTVGEQSKLQTSCKSKGIIGSDKRCYILDLVNNPLDVEFVRENYDGETDEEARYPHRQTLIRHELVERWWITKVENDKIELSDAFRDNVHAFNPDAYQMEGIEDKTVDDISNFLRLKAIPELVKKFADGTVSVPYTGEHLVDILHNSGINLRYLGKIINLAEKELEEQKSARSAAQSKIAEGNKEHAEWESNYLKKIEGMILERQAKIQQLLKENKEIPPELSGELALDENEVRKPHDGDAVVVNNDNLLTLIELSKLEIISRSVKHVIRKYSKELPAIMVSSLISYVLNLLFGSSYNSKPPVEIPDEVYASFSFEFTKLNQQSLLQEIASQAQRRFGVALSSDWLSQYGESPFMLLRSVCSKNGIQLLNKEYFFTKEQYESWKQSQDKKVRNKLVDPVATFCIQDFSLRPIVKVADMNTNVGDRYWAQASELLKQDDNQQHALVLFTQAIAAREEIYGVVHPIVAESYYALSNVYSNLGAFVQAIALCRKACAIYERVAGYDSFQLMRCLNGLAYLELSNESPFNAALSLSMLLEIFSCNCPSIHPSVISAYYTLGTITGSMKNVPQNIQVLNKISELILKVDGEMTYPYALNESRIGNLYASIEDFENSLPYIQNSFDLFCKELGLNHQTTAQCKRWISGIENIITEKEQQKKLAAASNTVTGSNPKPKKSNTNSVNPNPELVSKSIDELVNFINGDGSSKSSKTQNKNKKNSSKKKALSKKSI; from the coding sequence ATGTCAAATGAAAACGAATTCGTTGAAGTAATTGTTAAGCTTCCTGGTGGGAAGGATAATAAGTTGGTTCTTTCAGTCTCTAAATTAGGCAAAGTGCAACAAATTATTGACTACTTGGCGTTCCATAAGACTAAGAAATACTATACCAACTATTCTTTACTTTATAACCAAAAAAAGTTGGATAGCGATGAAATCATATCCGATCTTGTGGGAAATGGGACAACTTTACATGTTCAAATGCAATTCAAACTCTATACCGCTAAGGATGTTTTACAACACTTTTTAAGTTTCCGTGAGTACGTTGGTCTTGTTTGTGAGACTTATGATGGTATATCTGAGTTTGCACTATCTACCCCAGCTAAGTTCAGCGGTGCTCCTTTTATGGAAATTAAGAATCTTCCTGCAAAGAGCGCCGAGGAAAATGAAAGGCAGACAATGCGGGTTAGTGAAGAGGAGAAATATCGTTTTTTCGATCTCGTTAATCAAGCATTGGAATCTCGGTCTGCAGTTCCTGGTATCTTGAAGTCTGGAGGGAATATCATTATTCCCTGTCTGCGCTCTTTGATAATTTCTGGTTACAATCCTGTACCAGCTTTTTTCAGGACAAAGGGTCATCTAATGTACTTCCAAATTGTCACCCTGGAAGGTGAAACTTTCCATGTTACTGCTACTCCTGGTGGCTTTTTTGTGAACAATTCAACTTCATCGAGATTCGATCCAACTCCAAGAAATGAAGCAGTAACGAAACAAACCTTGTACGAAGTTTGTTCACATCAATCAACCAAATTTGTGCAGCATGTATCTAAGTTGGAGAATGCATACAAGGAAAACGACAGTACCGCATATGCTAGACCTGTTACTACCTTTTTGCACAAGCCATGGATGGTTTCTGCTTTGCCTCCAAATAATGTTGATTTCACTCAATTGCAATACACGGCTTTGGATTTCCACACTGACAGGAACTTTAATGATGAGTACCAAACAGTTAGGGAGAGCCTATCCTCCGATGTAACTACTTTATTGGAAGAGGAAAAACTGCTCTCTAGAGTCATCCACGAGTTTAACGTCGCTGCTACAAAGGGAGCAATGGACATCTTTTATGATAACTTAGTTGCCCTCAATCCGGATTCACCACGGATGGAACATGTTTACTTGAAAAACAGCATATTTTACTCCTTTATTTCTGATTTCGATGGTCGTCACGCTGATGCTGGTGGAGACGAAGCAGCTCATGCTTCGGCCAACCAAGATTTACAAGCAGTTAAGGTACTATTGCATAGTAATGTAAAGAAGGCATGCCATTTATTGACCGCGATCATCGAATTTGGTGGTGTTCGCGTTTTGGCTCAATCTCCTGTACCAGGTATTTTGGATTCAAACGGTGTGGAGCGGATTAAGGATGAAAATGGAGAGTATGTTACGAGGGAAGTGCCGAATGAAGTTCGTGTTCGTTACGGACAAGATGAAACTACAGGAAAAATTATGTACGACGAAGAGATTGCCAATAATCTATATGAATTTCAACGTGTTTTCCATTTGAAAACCCATACTGTTGGTGAACAATCTAAGCTACAGACATCTTGTAAGTCGAAGGGTATTATTGGTTCTGATAAGAGATGTTACATTCTGGACCTGGTTAACAATCCATTGGATGTTGAATTTGTCCGTGAAAACTACGACGGTGAAACGGATGAAGAAGCTCGCTACCCACACAGACAGACATTAATTCGTCATGAGCTGGTGGAAAGATGGTGGATCACAAAGGTTGAAAACGATAAAATTGAGTTATCTGATGCTTTTAGGGACAATGTTCATGCATTTAATCCAGATGCTTACCAAATGGAAGGTATCGAAGATAAAACCGTTGATGATATTTCTAACTTTTTAAGATTGAAAGCAATTCCGGAACTTGTAAAGAAATTTGCCGATGGTACAGTAAGTGTGCCTTATACTGGTGAACATCTTGTTGATATTCTTCACAATTCTGGTATTAATTTAAGGTACTTAGGCAAGATTATAAACTTAGCCGAAAAAGAACTTGAGGAACAGAAGTCAGCCAGGTCTGCAGCCCAGTCCAAGATAGCAGAAGGTAATAAGGAACATGCTGAATGGGAATCCAATTATCTAAAGAAGATTGAGGGAATGATTTTAGAAAGGCAAGCAAAAATTCAGCAATTACTAAAGGAGAATAAAGAAATCCCGCCAGAACTCAGTGGTGAGCTGGCTTTAGATGAAAATGAGGTCAGAAAACCTCATGATGGCGACGCTGTTGTTGTTAATAACGACAACTTGCTCACATTGATAGAGTTGTCTAAGTTAGAAATCATTTCTCGGTCAGTGAAGCATGTCATTAGAAAGTATTCCAAAGAGTTGCCAGCAATTATGGTTAGCTCTTTGATTTCTTACGTTTTGAATTTATTGTTTGGAAGTAGCTACAACTCAAAACCTCCTGTTGAGATCCCTGATGAAGTTTACGCATCTTTTTCATTCGAGTTTACAAAGTTGAACCAGCAATCTTTGTTGCAAGAAATTGCTTCTCAGGCACAACGTCGCTTTGGAGTTGCTCTTTCTTCTGATTGGCTATCACAGTACGGAGAATCTCCCTTCATGCTTTTAAGATCTGTTTGTAGCAAAAATGGTATCCAATTGTTGAACAAAGAATACTTCTTTACGAAGGAACAATATGAGTCTTGGAAGCAATCTCAAGATAAGAAGGTTAGAAACAAGCTAGTGGACCCTGTGGCTACTTTCTGTATCCAAGATTTCAGTTTGCGCCCTATTGTTAAAGTTGCCGACATGAATACAAATGTTGGCGATAGATATTGGGCACAAGCTTCGGAATTACTAAAACAGGACGACAACCAGCAACATGCTCTAGTATTATTTACTCAAGCTATTGCCGCTAGAGAAGAAATTTATGGTGTTGTACATCCAATTGTCGCAGAATCATACTATGCATTGTCAAATGTTTACTCTAATCTAGGTGCATTTGTGCAAGCAATTGCACTCTGTCGTAAGGCTTGTGCCATATATGAAAGAGTTGCCGGCTATGACTCATTCCAATTGATGAGATGTTTGAATGGCCTTGCATATTTAGAGTTGTCGAATGAATCGCCATTTAACGCTGCCTTATCTTTAAGCATGCTCCTAGAGATATTTAGTTGCAACTGTCCCTCAATTCACCCATCAGTTATAAGTGCATATTACACTTTAGGCACCATAACTGGTTCCATGAAAAATGTTCCCCAAAACATTCAAGTATTAAACAAAATCTCAGAATTAATACTGAAGGTTGATGGCGAGATGACCTACCCATATGCTTTGAACGAATCACGTATTGGGAACCTTTATGCTTCTATTGAAGACTTTGAAAACTCATTGCCATATATTCAGAACAGTTTCGATTTATTCTGTAAGGAGCTGGGTTTGAACCATCAAACCACAGCTCAATGTAAAAGATGGATTAGTGGTATCGAAAATATCATCACAGAGAAGGAGCAGCAGAAGAAATTAGCCGCGGCATCCAACACAGTAACAGGAAGTAACCCAAAGCCTAAGAAATCCAATACTAATTCAGTCAACCCAAATCCTGAACTAGTTTCAAAATCAATCGATGAACTAGTGAACTTTATTAATGGTGATGGGAGCTCTAAATCTTCTAAAACGCAAAACAAAAACAAGAAGAACTCCAGCAAGAAAAAGGCTTTGAGCAAAAAGAGTATTTGA